The region AACTCTGGGATCGCCAAAGCAGTGATATCCAACGCATCATGGAAGTCACGATGTTCCATAGTGCTGCGGGTGGTCGCAGCTACACCAATCTTTCCAATCGATTCCAAGGCTATGTCGACCTTTCGTCTCATATCGAAGGGGATCGAGCCGTCTTGGTTGGAAAAGTTGAGAACCCTCTCACCAGTGTGCAAGTCGATGGCCAGCCGATCGATCCGTCTGAGGCCCAGACATGGTCGTACGTGCGAATCGTCTATCCGGTCCAGAAACGCAGCCAGAATGAGATAGCCCAACGATGATCAAGACCGTTGACCTGACGAAAAAGTATGGCGATTTCTTCGCAATCAAGGGAATCGAACTCGACCTGGATCAAGGCGACGTGTTTGGTTTTATCGGCCCTAATGGTGCCGGCAAAACGACCACGATGCGAATCATTGCAACGCTCCTGAATCCTTCCTGGGGCGAAGCCTACGTTTGTGGCAACTCGATCTATACCAAGCCGAAAGAGATTCGCCGACTGGTCGGCTACATGCCAGACTTCTTTGGCGTCTACGACGACATGAAGGTCATCGAGTACCTCGAGTTCTTTGCAGCGGCGTACCGCATCAACGGCAAGGAACGCACAAAAGTGTGCAACGAAATGCTTGAACTGGTGGACCTCGAATTCAAGCGTAATGCATTCGCGAATACACTTTCCCGTGGTCAAACACAACGACTCGGCTTGGCTCGTGTGATGCTGCACAACCCTCAGGTTCTGCTGCTGGACGAACCTGCTAGTGGTCTAGACCCTCGCGCACGTATTCAAATGCGTAACTTGCTCAAGCGACTTCGCGACATGGGCAAAACCATTATCGTTTCAAGTCACATTCTTCCAGAACTAGCCGACGTTTGTAATAAGATCGGGATCATCGATCGTGGTGTTTTGGAAGTGAATGCTTCCGTTGCTGAAGTAATGAAGCAAGTGAAGCAAAAGACGACGTTGCTCGTTGCCGTTCAGGGTGACAATGACGCGGCCGGCAAAGTCCTCGAGCAGTCAGACATTGTCGAGAACATAGAGTCCCGCGTCGATCACTTACTGGTAACCCTCAAGAAAGAGGCTGAAGACTATAGTGATCTTCCCACGATGCTCGTCCAAGCAGGGCACAAGATAACACTTTTCCGGGAAGAAGAGATCAACCTCGAGTCGGCGTTCATGGCATTAACCAAAGGCATGGGTCAACAGGTTTCGACAGAACCGGCTACGTAACGCGGATTGACGAACTGCACGTCTTCTTCTTATAGCCCCAAGTCCCGTCACAACGATAATGTCGGTTAAACGACGCGTTCCGTTCGATCTATCGCTTCTTGCGCGAGATGAAAAATCGGGAAAATGAGGGCTTTTCAGGCGGAAGAACCTATAATGGCAGATTGTTAGTTTGCTCGATTTCTGTCATCTCTTCCGTGCTGGATATTCCATGATCGGACGATCCCACTTCACCGCTTGGCTGGTTCTCGCTTCTATTCTGGGGGGCGTAAATGCCTCCTCCGCTGATGCCCGTGATCCGTACGAGGCTGCGCGCAATCACTTGGTAGAAACTGCCGTGATCGCTAACGGCGTGAAAGATCCGCGTGTCATTGCGGCGATTCGTAATACACCACGCCACGAGTTTGTTGCTTCCAATCAACGGAATCAGGCTTACTACGACATGGCTCTGCCCATTGGGGAAGATCAGACCATTTCTTCGCCGTTTATCGTGGCTTATATGACCGAATCACTCGAGCCTAAGCCGTCTGATAAAGTGCTGGAAATTGGTACAGGGAGTGGCTATCAAGCTGCTGTTTTAAGCCCTTTGGTCAAGCAAGTCTTCAGCATCGAAATCAAAGAACCACTGGGACGAAAAGCGGCTCGCACACTGCAGCGTCTCAACTACGACAATGTTTATACCAAAGTAGGCGATGGCTACCTCGGCTGGCCTCAATACGCGCCGTTCGACAAGATCATTGTGACCTGTTCGCCAGAGAACGTTCCCAAACCGCTCGTCGATCAGTTGAAGGAAGGGGGCCGGATGGTCATTCCTGTCGGTGAACGTTATCAGCAAACACTGGTTCTTTTCACGAAGAAAGATGGCAAGCTGGAAGCAGAGCCACTACGGCCAACCCTCTTTGTTCCTATGACCGGTGAGGCGGAGTCTCGCCGCCAAGTGAAACCAGATCCAGCCAATCCTCGCTTGGAAAATGGCGACTTCGAGCTTGAACTGGAAAAGAACGGCAGCGTTCCAGGATGGTACTACCAGCGTCAGCTGGAACTAGTAGAAGACAGCAGTTCCCCCGGCGGTACCAAAAGCTTGAAGCTCTCGAACGAAGAACCTGGCCGCGTTGCCCTGGCGCTGCAAGGGTTGGCACTCGACGGACGAAAGGTTCCCCGCCTCAAGCTTTCCGGCTGGGTCAAAACCGAAGGCATGGGCTTGGGGCCAGACCGAACGCTAGCCCCGATGATCATGATTTCTTTTTATGACGAACAGCGACGAGACCTGGGAAAAGCCGCCATCGGTCCGTTCATCGGAACGCTTGACTGGCATGAAGTCGAAAAGGTGGTCAATGTACCGCCGGCGACACGTGAAGCACTTTTTCGGGTCAGTACCTTTGGCGCGGTCGGCACTATGTACGTCGATAATCTGGCAGTCGAAGCAGCCCGTTAAAAAAGGGGGTACGGGCCAATCTTGCACTGCAAAGCTCCTTTTTGGCTCGTAA is a window of Bremerella sp. TYQ1 DNA encoding:
- a CDS encoding protein-L-isoaspartate(D-aspartate) O-methyltransferase, which encodes MIGRSHFTAWLVLASILGGVNASSADARDPYEAARNHLVETAVIANGVKDPRVIAAIRNTPRHEFVASNQRNQAYYDMALPIGEDQTISSPFIVAYMTESLEPKPSDKVLEIGTGSGYQAAVLSPLVKQVFSIEIKEPLGRKAARTLQRLNYDNVYTKVGDGYLGWPQYAPFDKIIVTCSPENVPKPLVDQLKEGGRMVIPVGERYQQTLVLFTKKDGKLEAEPLRPTLFVPMTGEAESRRQVKPDPANPRLENGDFELELEKNGSVPGWYYQRQLELVEDSSSPGGTKSLKLSNEEPGRVALALQGLALDGRKVPRLKLSGWVKTEGMGLGPDRTLAPMIMISFYDEQRRDLGKAAIGPFIGTLDWHEVEKVVNVPPATREALFRVSTFGAVGTMYVDNLAVEAAR
- a CDS encoding ABC transporter ATP-binding protein, which gives rise to MIKTVDLTKKYGDFFAIKGIELDLDQGDVFGFIGPNGAGKTTTMRIIATLLNPSWGEAYVCGNSIYTKPKEIRRLVGYMPDFFGVYDDMKVIEYLEFFAAAYRINGKERTKVCNEMLELVDLEFKRNAFANTLSRGQTQRLGLARVMLHNPQVLLLDEPASGLDPRARIQMRNLLKRLRDMGKTIIVSSHILPELADVCNKIGIIDRGVLEVNASVAEVMKQVKQKTTLLVAVQGDNDAAGKVLEQSDIVENIESRVDHLLVTLKKEAEDYSDLPTMLVQAGHKITLFREEEINLESAFMALTKGMGQQVSTEPAT